In Oenanthe melanoleuca isolate GR-GAL-2019-014 linkage group LGE22, OMel1.0, whole genome shotgun sequence, the following proteins share a genomic window:
- the TMBIM6 gene encoding bax inhibitor 1, translating into MNVFDRSINFDALFKFSHISASTQEHLKRVYGSFALCMFVAAAGAYVNVVTHLFQFGLLTGLGALGLMVWLTATPHSRETEQKRLGMLVGFAFLTGINLGPLLQMCISINPSIIPTAFLGTATIFACFSLSALYARRRSYLYLGGFLLSGLTLILLSSLINAFVRSTWLFTANLYVALMIMCGFVLFDTQLIIEKAESGDKDYIWHCVDLFLDFVNIFRELLMILGMSENKKKEKK; encoded by the exons ATGAACGTCTTCGACCGCAGCATCAACTTTGATGCCCTCTTCAAGTTCTCCCACAT CTCGGCCTCCACCCAGGAGCACCTGAAGAGGGTCTATGGCAGCTTTGCCCTCTGCATGTTCGTGGCAGCTGCGGGCGCCTACGTCAACGTGGTGACCCACCTTTTCCAG TTTGGGCTCCTGACTGGCCTGGGCGCACTGGGGCTGATGGTTTGGCTCACGGCCACCCCACACAGCCGTGAGACCGAGCAGAAGCggctggggatgctggttgGCTTCGCCTTCCTCACAG GCATCAATCTGGGACCCCTCCTGCAAATGTGCATCTCCATCAACCCCAG CATCATCCCCACTGCCttcctgggcactgccaccaTCTTCGCCTGCTTCTCCCTGAGCGCCCTGTACGCCCGGCGCCGCAGCTACCTCTACCTAGGAG GTTTCCTGCTCTCCGGCCTCACCCTGATTCTTCTCTCCTCCCTGATTAACGCCTTTGTGAGATCCACCTGGCTCTTCACG GCCAACCTGTACGTGGCGCTGATGATCATGTGTGGCTTCGTGCTCTTCGACACGCAGCTCATCATTGAGAAGGCGGAGAGCGGGGACAAGGATTACATCTG gCACTGCGTTGATCTCTTCCTCGACTTTGTCAACATCTTCCGGGAGCTCCTGATGATCCTGGGCATGTCCGAG AacaagaagaaggagaagaagtgA
- the NCKAP5L gene encoding nck-associated protein 5-like, which yields MSESVAEAPGAGSPAALGETGTSHELLQRLRELEAENSALAQANENQRETYERCLDEVANHVVQALLNQKDLREECIKLKKRVFELERQNQVLSDLFQQKLQLSTGSLPQLPLHPVPVPPDVPVTPQPGSAEQQPPPLLPGLCLSLPEVLPPVPSGSPGLSPGAPPLDALSPFFKKKAQILEVLRKLEETDPLLGPPPASPGSPEPCAALAWPPCPLRGPGAAGGWRGTEGSPCSSPEEGGPPRGALLSALAERLLRGEGGGCCRRNGEAPGGPPRQRRGEHPAFLGLYTPGEESPEGGFTPLSPGGVPNPLPSPSKVLKLPPSPGGLRLSPQLAHPSKIPCRPEASPALSRRPSPDAPPDPGSTDPPAFPHPRTFEAVEQPPAPPGPAAGGERAAASPPSSRRAAGGSAPCRRPGKKPPEPGYLPFKERLAALGKLRGAEGREPPGPGRPERGHGAELRPPPRANLGGSLKHPEPAHGAEPLARCYSSGSMGDPGKAGGKGRPGTGRAPSRNPPTPPAKTSRSPHGSPTKLPTKAGKAGAPRGEEPAGAKAGGGPHKTPAEPEPAGPAASAAGHSAIEEKVMKGIEENVLRLQGQERAPGAEAKGKAAGLASWFGLRRSKLPALSRRGDGGRGREWAGTPAPLRREVKLAARKLEAESLNISKLMEKAEDLRKALREEHAFLQGLALEKGRPRGPPRGPGPLPVMYQEVTAETFMQQLLDRVDGKDVPYETRLEHKRELCDLRRVPPDAKEPRLCRPPRNGIVGHLREPSDKVPDVGLRDELPSDESLSESGTTQHFAACGSLTRTLDSGIGTFPPPDYGGVPAKSTPKPRGRPEPLPGAVPAAVTKVPRKARTLEREVPSAEELLAPGKHRSAPSCRLPAPPSSHGHRAAPQDTGDDARKPRRVQQSKNWTFPNAKACGAADPFVCPPGGLEGLHRPVQAPVCSPAGHRGASPEAPPPLPPALSTSSSRTPSASDVGDEGSTEARSRDGGHGPAGLEHSESLSDSLYDSLSSCGSQG from the exons ATGTCGGAGAGCGTGGCCGAGGCGCCGGGGGCCGGGAGCCCGGCAGCGCTGGGCGAGACGGGCACCAGCCACGAGCTGCTGCAGCGCCTGCGGGAGCTGGAG GCAGAGAACTCAGCCCTGGCCCAGGCCAATGAGAACCAGAGGGAGACGTATGAACGCTGCCTGGACGAG gtTGCCAACCACGTGGTGCAGGCACTGCTCAACCAGAAG gacctgcgTGAGGAGTGCATCAAGCTGAAGAAACGTGTCTTCGAGCTGGAGAGGCAGAACCAGGTGCTGAGCGACCTGttccagcagaagctgcagctctccacTGGGTCCCTCCCCCAG ctgccGCTGCACCCGGTGCCAGTACCCCCAgatgtccctgtcaccccccagccaggctctgctgagcaACAGCCCCCCCCGCTGCTCCCTGgcctctgtctgtccctgcccGAG gtgCTGCCACCAGTGCCATCGGGCAGCCCTGGCCTCAGCCCTGGCGCCCCACCCCTGGATGCCCTGTCCCCCTTCTTCAAAAAGAAAGCCCAAATCCTGGAGGTGCTGCGCAAGCTGGAGGAGACAGACCCGCTGCTGGGGCCGCCCCCGGCCTCCCCCGGCTCCCCCGAGCCCTGCGCCGCCCTGGCTTGGCCCCCCTGCCCACTGcgggggccgggggctgcggggggctGGCGGGGCACCGagggcagcccctgctcctcgCCAGAGGAGGGGGGGCCGCCGCGGGGGGCTCTGCTCAGCGCCTTGGCCGAGCGGCTGCTGCGAGGTGAGGGGGGGGGCTGCTGCCGGCGCAATGGCGAAGCCCCCGGGGGACCCCCCCGGCAGCGGCGCGGGGAGCACCCCGCCTTCCTGGGACTCTACACGCCGGGCGAGGAGAGCCCCGAGGGGGGCTTCACCCCGCTGTCACCTGGGGGGGTCCCCAaccccctgccctcccccagCAAGGTGCTCAAACTGCCGCCCTCCCCCGGGGGGCTGCGCCTCAGCCCCCAGCTCGCCCACCCCTCCAAGATCCCGTGCCGCCCCGAGGCCTCGCCGGCGCTCAGCCGCCGCCCATCCCCCGATGCGCCCCCAGATCCCGGCTCCACCGACCCCCCCGCCTTCCCCCACCCCCGCACCTTCGAGGCGGTCGAGCAGCCCCCGGCGCCACCGGGACCCGCGGCCGGCGGGGAGCGAGCGGCCGCGTCCCCCCCCAGCTCTCGCCGTGCCGCGGGGGGCTCGGCCCCCTGCCGCCGGCCTGGCAAGAAGCCCCCCGAGCCGGGCTACCTGCCCTTCAAGGAGCGCCTGGCCGCCCTGGGCAAGCTGCGGGGGGCTGAGGGCCGCGAGccgccgggcccggggcggccCGAGCGGGGCCATGGGGCCGAGCTGCGCCCTCCGCCCCGGGCGAACTTGGGGGGCAGCCTGAAGCACCCCGAGCCAGCGCACGGCGCCGAGCCCCTGGCCCGCTGCTACTCCTCCGGCTCCATGGGCGACCCCGGCAAGGCGGGGGGCAAGGGGCGCCCCGGCACCGGCCGCGCCCCCTCGCGGAATCCCCCCACGCCCCCTGCCAAAACCTCCCGCAGCCCTCACGGCAGCCCCACCAAGCTGCCCACCAAGGCGGGCAAAGCCGGGGCACCGCGGGGCGAGGAGCCCGCGGGCGCCAAGGCGGGCGGGGGTCCCCACAAAACCCCCGCAGAGCCCGAGcccgcggggccggcggcgaGCGCCGCGGGGCACTCGGCCATCGAGGAGAAGGTGATGAAAGGCATCGAGGAGAACGTGCTGcggctgcaggggcaggagcgggcGCCGGGCGCCGAGGCCAAGGGCAAGGCGGCCGGGCTGGCGAGCTGGTTCGGGCTGCGGCGCAGCAAATTGCCGGCGCTGAGCCGGCGCGGGGACGGCGGGCGCGGGCGAGAGTGGGCTGGGACCCCCGCGCCCCTTCGCCGAGAGGTCAAGTTGGCCGCCCGAAAGCTGGAGGCCGAGAGCCTCAACATCTCGAAGCTGATGGAGAAGGCGGAGGATCTGCGGAAGGCGCTGCGGGAGGAGCACGCGTTCCTGCAGGGGCTGGCGCTGGAGAAGGGGCGTCCCCGCGGGCCCCCGCGAGGCCCCGGCCCCCTGCCCGTCATGTACCAGGAGGTGACGGCCGAGACCTtcatgcagcagctgctggacag GGTGGACGGGAAGGACGTCCCCTACGAGACCCGCCTGGAGCACAAGCGGGAGCTTTGTGACCTCCGGAGGGTCCCCCCCGACGCCAAAGAACCGCGGCTCTGCCGCCCACCCCGCAACGGCATCGTGGGACACCTGCGGGAGCCCTCGGACAAG GTGCCCGACGTGGGGCTCCGGGATGAGCTGCCGTCCGACGAGAGCTTGTCCGAGTCGGGGACGACGCAGCATTTCGCTG CCTGCGGGTCTCTGACGCGGACACTGGACAGCGGGATCGGGACCTTCCCTCCCCCCGACTACGGGGGGGTCCCCGCCAAGAGCACCCCCAAACCGCGGGGCCGCCCCGAGCCGCTGCCCGGGGCCGTGCCGGCCGCTGTCACCAAAGTGCCGCGCAAGGCCCGCACGCTGGAGCGGGAGGTGCCCAGCGCCGAGGAGCTGCTGGCGCCTGGAAAACACCGCAGCGCTCCGAGCTGCCGCCTCCCGGCGCCCCCCAGCTCGCACGGCCACCGCGCTGCCCCCCAAG ACACCGGGGATGACGCCAGGAAGCCGCGGCGTGTCCAGCAGAGCAAGAACTGGACCTTCCCCAACGCCAAAGCCTGCGGTGCTGCTGACCCCTTCGTGTGCCCCcccggggggctggaggggctgcatCGGCCTGTGCAG GCCCCCgtgtgcagcccagcagggcatcGGGGGGCATCCCCAGAGGCCCCCCCACCtctgccccctgccctgagcacgAGCAGCAGCCGGACCCCCAGCGCCTCGGACGTGGGGGACGAGGGCAGCACGGAGGCTCGTTCCCGGGACGGGGGGCACGGCCCCGCCGGGCTGGAGCACTCCGAGTCCCTCAGCGACTCGCTCTACGACAGCCTCTCCTCCTGcggcagccagggctga